The proteins below come from a single Cricetulus griseus strain 17A/GY chromosome 6, alternate assembly CriGri-PICRH-1.0, whole genome shotgun sequence genomic window:
- the Gjd2 gene encoding gap junction delta-2 protein → MGEWTILERLLEAAVQQHSTMIGRILLTVVVIFRILIVAIVGETVYDDEQTMFVCNTLQPGCNQACYDRAFPISHIRYWVFQIIMVCTPSLCFITYSVHQSAKQRERRYSTVFLALDRDPTESIGGPGGTGVGGSGGSKREDKKLQNAIVNGVLQNTENTSKETEPDCLEVKELTPHPSGLRTAARSKLRRQEGISRFYIIQVVFRNALEIGFLVGQYFLYGFSVPGLYECNRYPCIKEVECYVSRPTEKTVFLVFMFAVSGICVVLNLAELNHLGWRKIKLAVRGAQAKRKSVYEIRNKDLPRVSVPNFGRTQSSDSAYV, encoded by the exons ATGGGGGAATGGACCATCTTGGAGAGGCTGCTGGAAGCCGCGGTGCAGCAGCACTCCACTATGATCGGGAG GATCCTGTTGACTGTGGTGGTGATCTTCCGGATACTCATTGTGGCCATTGTGGGGGAGACGGTGTACGATGATGAGCAGACCATGTTTGTGTGCAACACCCTGCAGCCCGGCTGTAACCAGGCCTGCTATGACCGCGCCTTTCCCATCTCCCATATACGTTACTGGGTCTTCCAGATCATAATGGTGTGCACCCCCAGTCTCTGTTTCATCACCTATTCTGTGCACCAATCAGCCAAGCAGCGAGAACGCCGGTACTCTACTGTCTTCCTTGCCCTGGACAGAGACCCCACTGAGTCTATAGGGGGACctggaggaactggggttgggGGCAGTGGCGGGAGCAAACGAGAAGATAAGAAATTACAAAATGCCATTGTCAATGGGGTGCTGCAGAACACAGAGAACACCAGCAAGGAGACAGAACCAGATTGCCTAGAGGTTAAAGAGCTGACTCCACACCCATCAGGGCTTCGCACAGCAGCAAGGTCCAAGCTCCGAAGACAGGAAGGTATCTCCCGCTTCTACATCATTCAAGTGGTGTTCCGAAATGCTCTGGAGATTGGGTTTCTGGTGGGCCAATACTTTCTCTATGGCTTCAGTGTTCCAGGGTTGTATGAGTGTAACCGATACCCCTGCATCAAGGAGGTGGAATGTTATGTGTCTAGACCTACTGAGAAGACAGTCTTTCTGGTGTTTATGTTTGCTGTGAGTGGCATTTGTGTGGTGCTCAACCTGGCTGAACTTAACCATCTGGGATGGCGGAAGATCAAACTGGCTGTCCGAGGAGCCCAGGCCAAGAGAAAGTCGGTCTATGAGATACGTAACAAAGACCTGCCTCGAGTCAGTGTTCCAAATTTTGGCAGGACTCAGTCTAGTGACTCTGCCTATGTGTGA